One region of uncultured Methanolobus sp. genomic DNA includes:
- the nifB gene encoding nitrogenase cofactor biosynthesis protein NifB, with product MDHKKINTCKIEVSKDDEIKRRISQHPCYSKEAQHKYGRIHLAVAPKCNIQCNYCDRKFDCVNESRPGVTSQVLTPEEALERTKDVLNEYPFIKVIGIAGPGDPLANDETFETLEIIRKEFPNVTFCLSTNGLVLPEKMPDLLNVGINTLTVTMNAIDPEIEAQLIDYVTFNGKVYRGVEAAEILIKNQLEGIKLAVEAGIVVKVNTVLVPDINGQHILDVAKKINELGVFIMNVMPLICQAKFADMVSPTPAERKAVQDMCEPYVQQMRHCRQCRSDAFGLIGQDLSQMSDKRRNIIKSKMKTKMNEGENS from the coding sequence ATGGATCATAAAAAAATAAACACTTGCAAAATAGAAGTATCTAAAGATGATGAAATTAAAAGAAGGATATCGCAGCATCCATGCTATTCAAAAGAGGCACAACACAAATATGGAAGAATCCATCTTGCAGTAGCTCCTAAATGTAATATCCAGTGTAATTATTGTGATCGTAAGTTTGATTGCGTGAATGAGAGCAGGCCTGGTGTAACAAGTCAAGTATTAACACCTGAAGAAGCACTTGAGAGGACAAAAGATGTTCTGAATGAGTATCCTTTTATCAAAGTGATAGGCATAGCAGGTCCGGGTGACCCTCTTGCAAATGATGAAACATTTGAGACATTGGAAATTATCAGGAAAGAGTTTCCAAATGTTACATTCTGCCTAAGCACTAATGGATTGGTATTACCTGAAAAGATGCCAGATTTGCTGAATGTAGGGATCAATACATTGACTGTAACAATGAATGCCATTGATCCCGAAATTGAAGCTCAACTGATAGATTATGTCACTTTCAATGGAAAAGTCTATCGTGGGGTAGAAGCTGCTGAGATACTGATAAAGAACCAGTTGGAAGGCATTAAACTTGCAGTAGAAGCTGGCATTGTGGTCAAGGTCAACACAGTACTAGTGCCAGATATCAATGGTCAGCATATTTTAGATGTTGCAAAGAAAATCAATGAACTTGGTGTCTTCATTATGAATGTGATGCCACTTATCTGTCAGGCAAAGTTTGCAGACATGGTATCACCAACACCTGCAGAGCGTAAAGCTGTGCAAGATATGTGTGAACCATATGTTCAACAGATGAGACATTGTCGTCAATGCAGATCAGATGCTTTCGGTCTTATTGGACAGGATCTGTCACAGATGAGTGATAAACGTAGAAATATCATCAAGTCTAAAATGAAAACGAAAATGAACGAAGGCGAAAATAGTTAA
- a CDS encoding FmdE family protein: protein MFSETYKKAGTEFGSGVLGDQDIEKLKINPRENFIKAIQKMDAATCLIKTAEIHGHFCPGSALGVMASLYGLSLLGDEGINSNGIMENLLGIVEINACFADGVQAVSGCTLGNNSLIYRDLGKLAVTFAIRGKEDAVRVKVLPEFKKYIDEAVPEFFPLMEKVIMRREGNPSDEMRFKEKGREAAFSITKIPFEDLFSAEKITPDIPDYAPISDSVLCNRCGEPVMASKVWKSGPQEGMCFMCSGEYSEVEGRGIVEKSSLISKGNHD from the coding sequence ATGTTTAGTGAGACTTATAAAAAAGCAGGAACTGAATTCGGTTCAGGGGTCCTTGGCGACCAGGATATTGAAAAACTGAAGATAAATCCTCGTGAGAATTTTATAAAGGCGATCCAAAAAATGGATGCTGCAACGTGCCTAATAAAAACAGCTGAAATTCATGGTCATTTTTGTCCCGGAAGTGCACTGGGTGTAATGGCTTCGCTATATGGTCTGAGTCTTCTTGGAGATGAAGGAATTAATTCAAACGGTATAATGGAAAACCTGCTTGGGATTGTTGAAATTAATGCATGTTTTGCCGATGGTGTTCAAGCGGTTTCCGGCTGTACATTGGGAAATAATTCCCTAATTTATCGTGATCTTGGTAAACTGGCAGTGACATTTGCTATTCGCGGCAAAGAGGACGCAGTGCGTGTGAAGGTCCTTCCTGAATTCAAAAAGTACATCGATGAAGCAGTTCCTGAGTTCTTCCCTTTGATGGAAAAGGTTATCATGAGACGTGAAGGGAACCCTAGTGATGAAATGAGATTCAAAGAAAAAGGACGAGAAGCAGCATTTTCAATAACAAAAATTCCTTTTGAAGATTTATTCTCAGCTGAGAAGATAACCCCTGATATCCCGGATTATGCCCCGATAAGCGATTCCGTTCTTTGTAACAGATGTGGTGAACCTGTAATGGCTTCCAAAGTCTGGAAATCCGGACCACAGGAAGGAATGTGCTTCATGTGCAGTGGCGAATACTCAGAGGTCGAAGGCAGAGGAATTGTTGAAAAGTCTTCATTGATAAGCAAAGGTAATCACGATTAG
- a CDS encoding 4Fe-4S binding protein, whose protein sequence is MRRNNMYVITETCVGCGVCASECPVDAIEEGETYTINDKCVDCGACAEACPVDAIYRKM, encoded by the coding sequence TTGAGGCGAAATAATATGTATGTAATAACCGAAACATGCGTTGGCTGTGGCGTCTGCGCTTCAGAATGTCCTGTAGATGCAATAGAAGAAGGAGAAACATATACCATCAACGATAAATGTGTCGATTGTGGAGCTTGTGCTGAAGCTTGCCCGGTTGATGCTATCTATCGTAAGATGTAA
- the tsaA gene encoding tRNA (N6-threonylcarbamoyladenosine(37)-N6)-methyltransferase TrmO translates to MGEKTKIEDTFKKGIVIEPVGVIKNNLQVPPLIAGDDGLKLNDAYESAIAELNETHSRISEIILTDELTDLLDGIEDYSHIIVFYWGHEITDVARKLKKVHPAGHEDYPLKGIYATCSPARPNPILMTAVRLIKRDRNRLFVSGLDAIDNSPVLDIKPYVSDLFPQESVLIPEWMKMLIKGFFESSV, encoded by the coding sequence ATGGGTGAGAAAACAAAAATTGAAGATACTTTCAAGAAAGGAATTGTTATTGAACCTGTAGGGGTGATCAAAAACAACCTTCAAGTTCCACCTCTCATTGCAGGTGATGATGGTTTAAAACTTAATGATGCATATGAATCTGCGATCGCAGAATTGAATGAAACCCATAGCAGGATATCTGAAATAATTCTGACAGATGAACTGACCGATCTTCTTGATGGTATTGAAGATTATTCTCATATCATTGTATTTTACTGGGGACATGAAATTACGGATGTTGCCAGGAAACTTAAAAAAGTCCACCCTGCCGGTCATGAGGATTACCCCCTAAAAGGAATTTATGCAACGTGTAGTCCTGCAAGGCCAAACCCTATTCTGATGACGGCTGTGAGACTTATAAAAAGAGACAGGAACAGATTGTTTGTCTCCGGGCTGGATGCTATAGACAATAGCCCGGTTCTGGACATCAAGCCATATGTTTCCGATCTATTTCCACAGGAAAGTGTTCTTATCCCTGAATGGATGAAGATGTTGATTAAAGGTTTTTTTGAAAGTAGTGTTTAA
- a CDS encoding class I SAM-dependent methyltransferase yields MEQKISIKKGNVQETLLLPLWGRAYETQKTNPRLIDQKAVEIVEKLDYDFSNIIKTQSMSQHGWVARSLHTDKMVLDFIQEHPEATIVNIGCGLDTTFSRIDNGKIMFYELDLPDVIALRGNFYEDSDRHRSIASSFLETEWFDEIKVRDGLLFLAGGVLYYFEEEQIKKFFIKAADHFKECDFFFDSLSPMGMKIAKKQVLKKGGMGMPMDGGWGLKPIKALEKWDTRIKVINAIPMSRGMKKGLPLKAKIVLSIPDILGVCSMVHMRIESP; encoded by the coding sequence ATGGAACAAAAAATCAGCATTAAAAAAGGTAATGTTCAGGAAACCCTTTTGCTGCCTTTATGGGGCAGGGCCTATGAAACACAAAAAACCAATCCGCGATTAATTGATCAAAAGGCTGTGGAAATTGTTGAAAAACTTGATTATGATTTTTCAAATATAATCAAAACGCAATCCATGTCACAACATGGATGGGTAGCTCGCAGCTTGCATACAGATAAAATGGTTCTCGATTTTATACAAGAGCATCCGGAAGCTACAATTGTCAATATCGGCTGTGGGTTGGACACTACTTTCAGCCGTATTGATAACGGTAAAATCATGTTTTATGAGCTTGACCTGCCGGATGTCATTGCACTCAGGGGAAATTTTTATGAAGACAGCGATAGACACAGAAGCATTGCTTCTTCTTTTTTGGAAACTGAATGGTTTGATGAAATAAAAGTCCGGGATGGTTTACTATTTCTAGCCGGGGGTGTGCTCTATTATTTTGAAGAAGAACAGATTAAGAAGTTCTTCATTAAAGCAGCAGATCATTTCAAAGAGTGTGATTTTTTCTTTGATTCACTGTCGCCTATGGGAATGAAAATTGCGAAAAAGCAAGTATTAAAAAAAGGCGGTATGGGTATGCCCATGGATGGGGGATGGGGACTGAAACCGATAAAAGCCCTTGAAAAATGGGATACAAGAATAAAGGTGATAAATGCAATACCAATGAGTAGAGGGATGAAAAAAGGCCTTCCTTTGAAGGCAAAAATTGTTTTGTCTATACCTGATATACTCGGTGTATGTTCAATGGTGCATATGAGAATAGAATCCCCCTAA
- a CDS encoding PAS domain S-box protein: protein MFETIFKSINDAIIVYDYEGNFLEVNPAVCDYLGYSRDELLQMQVLDVIPSELGGLLTKQVDDKLNQERCLVETICKCKDGSLLPIELNIIPTIYQESKARLVVARDITERKQAEEALKLSEQMYRQAYNLMQGVIESPKNVAIFALDKNYQYLAFNKNHQITMERIWSAKIEIGGNMLDYIKNPEDREKAKENFDRVLSGDAFTRIEEYGDSSLNRKWYENVYSPLKDSDNNIIGLTLFLSDITERKKANQELQNNKEMLCSIVDTLPGSLNVVDTEYNIISLNNADFRLQVANCDSINELLGRKCYEVFMKRTSPCSWCKVEEVLSTGKPVFCETTPDDFREIITGRAFQIYISPIKDDLGKIKGIIEYGIDITELRNAKLEAEVSNKAKSEFLANMSHELRTPLNSVIGFSDLLLDETFGELNEKQLRFINNISNSGRHLLGIINDILDISKIESGKLGLNFEEVSLHCILKEMKSLMQPIASDKEIILQLETDPHLDNIVADKRMLKQILYNIISNAIKFSNMEGAVSIKTKRNRNIAHISVTDQGIGIPLNDQLQIFDQFFQLDSSLSRHHEGTGLGLPICKKFVELHNGKIWVESDVGKGSTFEFTIPIGSITE, encoded by the coding sequence GTGTTTGAAACAATATTTAAATCTATAAATGATGCAATTATTGTGTATGATTACGAGGGGAATTTTTTAGAAGTGAACCCGGCTGTGTGTGATTATTTGGGATACTCTAGAGATGAGTTACTACAAATGCAGGTACTTGATGTAATACCTTCTGAACTTGGAGGGTTATTAACTAAACAAGTTGATGATAAATTAAATCAGGAACGTTGTCTCGTAGAAACGATTTGTAAATGTAAAGATGGCTCATTATTACCTATTGAACTTAACATTATCCCTACTATTTATCAGGAAAGCAAAGCCCGATTAGTAGTTGCTAGAGACATCACTGAACGCAAACAAGCAGAGGAAGCGTTAAAACTAAGTGAACAGATGTATCGTCAGGCATACAATTTAATGCAAGGAGTGATTGAAAGCCCTAAAAATGTTGCCATATTTGCTCTTGACAAAAATTACCAATACCTTGCTTTCAATAAAAACCATCAGATTACTATGGAGCGTATATGGAGTGCCAAGATTGAAATTGGCGGCAATATGCTTGATTACATCAAGAATCCCGAAGACAGAGAAAAAGCAAAAGAAAACTTCGATCGGGTTCTTTCAGGAGATGCTTTTACACGAATCGAAGAATATGGTGATTCTTCTCTTAATCGAAAATGGTATGAAAATGTGTACAGTCCTTTAAAAGATTCTGATAATAATATTATTGGACTTACACTTTTTTTGTCAGACATAACTGAGCGGAAAAAAGCAAATCAAGAACTCCAAAATAATAAGGAAATGCTTTGCTCAATTGTTGATACCCTTCCTGGAAGCCTTAATGTGGTTGATACCGAATACAATATTATTAGTCTCAATAATGCCGATTTCAGATTACAAGTCGCAAATTGCGACTCCATAAATGAGCTTCTCGGAAGGAAATGTTATGAAGTCTTCATGAAAAGAACATCGCCATGTAGTTGGTGTAAAGTTGAAGAAGTTCTTTCAACTGGGAAGCCCGTTTTTTGTGAAACTACACCAGATGATTTCCGGGAAATAATAACTGGTCGGGCGTTTCAAATTTATATCTCTCCTATAAAAGATGATCTTGGTAAGATAAAGGGAATTATAGAATACGGAATTGATATAACAGAATTAAGAAATGCGAAACTTGAAGCTGAAGTCTCAAATAAAGCGAAAAGTGAGTTTCTTGCTAACATGAGTCATGAACTGCGAACTCCTCTCAATTCGGTAATAGGTTTTTCTGATTTACTTCTTGACGAGACTTTTGGAGAATTAAACGAAAAACAACTTCGATTTATTAATAATATCTCTAATAGTGGAAGACATCTCCTTGGAATTATCAATGACATCTTAGATATATCTAAAATAGAATCAGGGAAATTAGGACTTAACTTTGAAGAAGTATCCCTCCATTGCATCCTAAAAGAAATGAAATCTTTAATGCAACCTATTGCCTCTGATAAAGAGATTATCTTGCAGTTAGAGACAGACCCTCATCTTGACAATATAGTAGCAGATAAAAGAATGCTTAAACAGATTCTTTATAATATAATTAGTAATGCCATTAAGTTTTCAAATATGGAAGGGGCTGTATCAATTAAAACAAAGAGAAATAGGAATATAGCTCACATTTCTGTAACAGACCAGGGTATTGGTATTCCTTTAAACGACCAGCTACAAATTTTTGATCAGTTTTTCCAGCTTGATTCTTCTTTGTCTCGCCACCATGAAGGTACCGGCCTTGGACTACCCATTTGCAAAAAGTTTGTGGAATTACATAATGGAAAGATTTGGGTTGAAAGTGACGTTGGCAAGGGTAGTACATTTGAATTTACAATTCCAATTGGAAGCATAACTGAATAA
- a CDS encoding DUF134 domain-containing protein, translating into MHNMVRPRKRRMVNFEHNIRHFKLSGICLNELDEINITIDELESLRLSYIENMKQDAAAEKMHVHQSTYQRTLQRTLQKIADALVNGKSIRVEGGDYIMPEKDRTGPMGKSSGGRHNRRKEHKRRRFSESTENGFIESGQNCTCPDCGYEQPHTPGVPCSQIKCPKCGKTLIRK; encoded by the coding sequence ATGCATAACATGGTACGTCCAAGAAAAAGAAGAATGGTTAATTTTGAACATAATATTAGACACTTTAAACTATCAGGAATTTGTTTGAATGAACTGGATGAAATCAACATAACCATCGATGAACTGGAATCATTACGATTAAGCTATATTGAAAATATGAAACAAGATGCTGCTGCTGAAAAGATGCATGTGCATCAGTCAACATATCAAAGAACGCTGCAAAGAACACTCCAAAAAATTGCAGATGCTTTAGTAAATGGAAAATCAATCCGAGTAGAAGGAGGAGATTATATTATGCCGGAAAAAGACAGAACAGGGCCTATGGGAAAGAGTTCAGGTGGAAGACACAATCGAAGAAAAGAACATAAAAGAAGACGTTTCAGTGAAAGCACGGAAAATGGATTCATTGAATCTGGACAAAACTGTACATGTCCTGATTGTGGTTATGAACAGCCACACACACCCGGAGTTCCATGCAGTCAGATCAAATGTCCAAAATGTGGTAAAACTCTGATAAGGAAATAA
- a CDS encoding PadR family transcriptional regulator, with translation MLEMKPKSGYELLKEISEKTNGSWTPNKGTLYPLLKSLDEEGLIQVKEIGKRSKRIYELTDAGKETITNIRNMKHESTARVNFFKNMHFEIFGEENMSLVSLMMDMRFYVEDLPNEKKERAIEILKAAFEEIQQL, from the coding sequence TTGCTTGAGATGAAACCAAAATCAGGTTACGAGCTGCTAAAAGAAATATCTGAAAAGACCAATGGTTCTTGGACGCCCAACAAAGGAACATTATACCCTTTATTAAAATCCCTTGATGAGGAAGGGCTTATTCAGGTAAAGGAGATTGGCAAACGTTCTAAAAGGATATATGAGTTGACTGATGCCGGCAAAGAGACCATCACAAACATCAGAAACATGAAGCATGAATCTACAGCTCGTGTCAATTTTTTTAAGAACATGCATTTTGAAATCTTTGGGGAAGAAAACATGTCGCTGGTCAGTCTCATGATGGACATGAGGTTCTATGTAGAGGATCTTCCCAACGAGAAAAAAGAAAGAGCAATTGAGATCCTAAAGGCTGCCTTCGAAGAAATACAACAACTTTAA
- a CDS encoding acyl-CoA dehydratase activase, which produces MTSPDLNNRANTIGSVELNQMQDSNPKHSLGIDIGYSSVKVALIDEHDDIVHTDYVLHKGKIKEILTRILTNLSEKYGTKSIISCAVTGSETKFLTKHGDVHHINDVSALIEGSTRLKENIRSIIEIGGETARYITGFENNDRSDIEISMNSNCSAGTGSFLEEQVSRLGLDIEDYSFYASRSKSIPRIAGRCSVFAKTDIIHHQQEGVPVEDILQGLAYAVVRNYKGAVIKRLSLEKPIILAGGVAFNNAIVNAVKDVLKLGEDDLFIPEKCGNVAAIGAAVIAKEKGLRTDISKILNILKSMENSSTAKVQTVDLPALGQFGSGDGNNKHICKLPDSCNDTINCYLGVDVGSTSTNLVLIDEKKDVITYRYLKTLGDPIKAVVEGLKDLGEECGGRVNVIGAGTTGSGRHMIAKLIGADLIKDEITAQAKAAVNIDDSVDTVLEIGGQDSKYISLNNGMVADFQMNKICAAGTGSFIEEQTNKFDIDIDEFGNVALKSNKPVYLGERCTVFIETSIAAHLASGTQIEDIASGLCYSIAKNYLNRVVGPKKIGNRIFLQGGIAHNQGVINAFRVLTGKDIVVPPFFSVTGAYGVAVLTKEEIGPVKTTFKGFNIEENSQQAINSVGSIGERRGKSEFNEMVNELIFEDYDGSIDHSKKIIGLPRALFTYGMYPMFNAFFRELGYNVLLSDPTTEETIRLSQDYSLDETCYPVKLINGHVAELVNKNVDYIFFPDLYTVAHPGSHTRQDFGCPYMQLAFKMVNRAMELDKRGIELLSPTIGFSLGEEFMRDSFMALGNQLGKSPEDTIKALQKGMKAFHDFENRINEKGKGIIKDLKPDEITFVLISKTYGVADPVLNLSIPEKLKEMGYRTLAFYNLPEGDIVKEHPNMYWPFGQHILEAAQVVRSHPNLYAIFLTHHGCGPDTVFSHYFREIMGEKPYLNIEVDEHSSGVGVITRLEAFVNSLQNIPAETAEGMDTYLSRLPPADACIKTTLTDIPENAQFYLPDIYPYSPLFCELLKTYGTDVKTLPKTNDRSIDEGRKHTVTNEYFSMAALIGDVLSIPRIHDSNKNQTFLLIPQSEGAEVDGQYNRLLRTVLDEKGIRDVGIIAPFMEDLLYENEEFLSNVFLVLIAGDVIRTAPHVSRDDYLEKVQEMIKNGQLGIEQLKALLKDIFYECKLRNFEKTVFAIGEPMILYNDFLHNHIFTNIESRGYRIVYAPFSECMWHFWKDFTDQTKKENRTILQAKLDILKGFISEIACSSSDCSPFENDLDALILRADNTTGYYAGAFGRYRESKILGELKGIDGVITVTSMYENTGILLNTLHKGFKNGNNKPVLNLTFDGNDNENDEVKIESFLYYL; this is translated from the coding sequence ATGACAAGTCCTGACTTGAATAATAGAGCAAACACAATTGGTTCTGTTGAATTAAATCAGATGCAAGATTCCAATCCCAAACATAGTCTTGGGATCGATATCGGTTATTCATCTGTGAAAGTTGCACTCATTGATGAGCACGACGACATTGTTCACACAGATTATGTTCTGCATAAAGGAAAAATCAAAGAGATACTCACACGAATTCTCACGAATCTCTCGGAAAAGTATGGGACAAAATCAATAATAAGCTGCGCGGTAACCGGTAGCGAAACTAAGTTCTTAACAAAACATGGGGATGTGCATCACATAAATGATGTTTCTGCTTTGATTGAAGGTAGTACCCGGCTGAAAGAAAATATTCGCTCCATAATTGAAATAGGAGGGGAAACTGCGAGGTACATCACCGGTTTTGAAAATAATGACAGATCGGACATTGAGATATCAATGAATTCGAATTGTTCTGCAGGGACCGGTTCTTTTCTTGAAGAGCAGGTTTCAAGGCTCGGTCTGGATATAGAGGATTATTCATTCTATGCTTCCCGAAGCAAGTCGATACCAAGAATCGCAGGCAGATGCAGTGTCTTTGCAAAAACCGATATTATCCACCATCAACAGGAAGGTGTTCCTGTAGAAGATATCCTACAGGGGCTTGCTTATGCAGTGGTACGAAACTATAAAGGAGCCGTTATCAAGAGACTCTCTCTTGAAAAACCAATTATTTTAGCGGGCGGGGTAGCATTCAACAACGCAATTGTCAACGCAGTAAAGGATGTCCTGAAACTTGGCGAAGATGACCTTTTCATACCTGAAAAATGTGGAAATGTTGCCGCAATCGGCGCAGCGGTGATTGCTAAAGAAAAGGGTCTGAGAACAGATATCTCTAAAATCTTGAACATCCTGAAAAGTATGGAGAATTCTTCCACAGCAAAAGTCCAAACCGTTGATCTGCCTGCGCTGGGTCAATTTGGATCTGGTGACGGAAATAATAAGCATATTTGCAAATTACCTGATAGTTGTAATGATACGATAAATTGTTACCTTGGTGTTGATGTGGGATCAACCAGCACAAATCTAGTATTGATCGATGAAAAAAAGGATGTGATCACTTATAGATATCTGAAAACACTTGGCGATCCGATAAAAGCTGTGGTTGAAGGTTTAAAGGATTTGGGAGAAGAATGCGGAGGCAGGGTAAATGTAATCGGGGCAGGTACCACAGGCTCAGGAAGGCATATGATCGCAAAACTGATTGGAGCTGACCTTATAAAAGACGAGATAACAGCTCAGGCAAAGGCGGCAGTTAATATTGACGATTCTGTTGATACAGTATTAGAGATAGGTGGCCAGGATTCCAAGTATATCAGCTTGAATAATGGCATGGTTGCAGACTTTCAAATGAATAAGATATGTGCTGCCGGAACAGGCTCTTTCATTGAAGAACAAACAAACAAATTCGACATCGATATAGATGAATTCGGAAATGTTGCATTAAAAAGCAATAAACCTGTATATCTCGGGGAAAGGTGTACTGTATTTATCGAAACCAGCATTGCTGCACACTTAGCCAGCGGAACACAGATTGAAGACATTGCATCGGGACTTTGTTATTCTATAGCTAAAAACTACCTTAACAGGGTTGTAGGTCCGAAAAAAATAGGGAACAGGATATTTCTTCAAGGAGGTATTGCACACAACCAGGGAGTGATAAATGCTTTCCGGGTGCTCACTGGGAAAGATATTGTTGTACCTCCGTTCTTTAGTGTGACCGGCGCCTATGGAGTAGCTGTTTTGACTAAAGAGGAGATCGGACCGGTAAAAACCACCTTCAAAGGATTCAATATAGAAGAAAACTCGCAGCAGGCAATTAACTCTGTAGGGTCAATTGGTGAACGTAGAGGGAAATCAGAATTCAATGAAATGGTAAATGAATTAATATTTGAAGATTATGATGGATCGATCGATCATAGTAAGAAGATCATTGGTCTTCCAAGAGCTCTTTTTACCTACGGAATGTATCCGATGTTCAATGCTTTTTTCAGGGAATTAGGCTATAATGTCCTTCTGTCTGATCCTACCACTGAAGAAACGATAAGACTCAGCCAGGATTATTCACTGGATGAAACCTGTTATCCCGTCAAACTGATCAATGGGCACGTTGCAGAACTGGTAAACAAGAACGTGGACTATATTTTTTTCCCGGACCTTTATACAGTTGCGCATCCGGGATCACACACTCGTCAGGATTTTGGCTGCCCTTATATGCAACTTGCATTTAAAATGGTTAATAGGGCAATGGAACTGGATAAAAGAGGTATAGAGTTGCTTTCTCCTACCATAGGATTTAGTCTGGGGGAAGAATTTATGAGAGACAGTTTCATGGCTCTTGGTAATCAGCTTGGAAAGAGTCCCGAAGATACTATTAAAGCTCTTCAGAAAGGAATGAAGGCTTTCCATGATTTCGAGAATAGGATAAATGAAAAGGGAAAGGGAATTATCAAAGACCTCAAACCTGATGAGATAACCTTTGTACTGATATCAAAGACATATGGGGTTGCTGATCCGGTATTGAACTTGTCCATCCCTGAAAAGCTTAAAGAGATGGGATACAGAACACTTGCATTTTATAACCTGCCCGAAGGCGATATAGTAAAAGAACATCCCAACATGTATTGGCCCTTTGGCCAGCATATACTTGAGGCAGCACAAGTTGTCAGGAGTCATCCCAATCTCTATGCAATATTCCTTACTCACCACGGTTGCGGCCCGGATACAGTTTTCTCGCACTATTTCAGGGAAATAATGGGTGAAAAACCCTATCTCAATATAGAGGTTGACGAACATTCCTCAGGTGTCGGAGTTATAACAAGGCTTGAAGCTTTTGTAAACAGTTTACAAAATATCCCTGCTGAAACGGCAGAAGGCATGGATACCTATCTATCTCGTTTACCCCCTGCTGATGCATGCATAAAGACCACCTTGACTGATATTCCGGAAAATGCACAGTTTTACCTCCCTGATATATACCCTTACTCTCCGCTTTTTTGTGAGTTACTGAAAACATACGGAACAGATGTGAAAACACTGCCAAAAACAAATGACAGATCGATAGATGAAGGAAGAAAGCACACGGTTACGAATGAGTATTTCTCGATGGCTGCATTAATAGGAGATGTCCTTAGTATTCCCAGAATTCATGATTCTAATAAAAACCAAACGTTTTTACTAATTCCGCAATCAGAAGGAGCAGAAGTGGACGGACAATACAATCGCTTACTGCGAACTGTCCTAGATGAAAAAGGGATCAGAGATGTAGGTATCATTGCTCCGTTTATGGAAGATCTGCTCTATGAAAATGAGGAATTTCTCAGTAATGTGTTCCTTGTCCTTATTGCAGGAGATGTAATTAGAACTGCACCTCATGTTTCAAGGGATGACTATTTGGAAAAAGTCCAGGAGATGATCAAAAATGGTCAGCTAGGTATTGAACAACTAAAAGCATTGTTGAAAGATATATTCTATGAATGCAAGTTAAGGAACTTCGAAAAGACCGTTTTTGCAATAGGGGAACCGATGATACTTTACAACGATTTCCTGCATAACCACATCTTCACGAACATAGAATCCAGAGGTTATCGCATAGTATATGCTCCGTTCAGTGAATGCATGTGGCATTTCTGGAAAGATTTCACAGATCAGACAAAGAAAGAGAACAGAACGATATTACAGGCGAAGCTCGATATACTCAAAGGCTTTATTTCAGAAATTGCTTGCTCTTCATCCGATTGTAGTCCTTTTGAAAATGATCTTGATGCTCTTATTCTAAGAGCGGATAATACAACAGGTTACTATGCAGGTGCCTTTGGGAGATATAGAGAATCGAAGATCCTTGGAGAACTTAAAGGCATAGATGGTGTTATAACAGTTACGTCTATGTACGAGAATACGGGCATCTTACTCAATACGCTGCATAAAGGATTTAAGAACGGAAATAACAAGCCGGTCCTCAATTTGACATTTGATGGAAATGATAATGAAAACGATGAGGTGAAGATTGAATCATTCCTGTATTATCTGTAA